One genomic region from Balaenoptera acutorostrata chromosome 1, mBalAcu1.1, whole genome shotgun sequence encodes:
- the ADAR gene encoding double-stranded RNA-specific adenosine deaminase — translation MDPRQGCSLNRYQTHPVQGYEHSKLRHQQPGLGSYPNSFQLQQIEFLKGQLPEAPLIGKQVPSLPLFLPGLRLRFPGPPARGGYFEIPGVPRGLPLRSQVLPRGFQHPFPRGRVRPWSGVDRLSARFQELTISQDQEQRILKLLAELGEGKATTAHDLAGKLQAQKKEINRVLYSLAKKGKLHREAGTPPLWRLSVPVQAWNQPSQVARADSHSQGAPSSDFSLETEDRSFTSGLEDPPEPLDMAEIKEKICDYLFNVSSSSALNLAKNIGFTKARDVTAVLIDLERQGDVYRQGTTPPIWHLTDKKRERIQIKRNANNVPETTQAAIQETRKIADLPTCNLPASDASNSMVTTEKVENGQEPVVKLETRQEVTPEPIKLKPKPPVHDNGPSKTGYVDFENGQWATDDIPDDLNSIHAAPGEFRAIMEMPSFYSHGLPRCSPYKKLAECQLKNPISGLLEYAQFASQTCEFNLIEQSGPPHEPRQLAQPCTIGSSKPADRLRKTAKPALFWSRFRGKVLVFIPCFSSPRFVYQAKVGGRWFPAVCAHSKKQGKQEAADAALRVLIGEDEKAERMGFTELPLTGSTFHDQIAMLSHRCFNALTNSFQPSLLGRKILAAIIMKKDSEDLGVVVSLGTGNRCVKGDSLSLKGETVNDCHAEIISRRGFIRFLYSELMKYNPQTAKDSIFEPAKGGEKLQIKKTVSFHLYISTAPCGDGALFDKSCSDRAVESTDPRHYPVFENPKQGKLRTKVENGEGTIPVESSDIVPTWDGIRLGERLRTMSCSDKILRWNVLGLQGALLTHFLQPVYLKSVTLGYLFSQGHLTRAICCRVTRDGSAFEDGLRHPFIVNHPKVGRVSVYDSKRQSGKTKETSVNWCLADGYDLEILDGTRGTVDGPRNELSRVSKKNIFLLFKKLCSFRYRRDLLRLSYGEAKRAARDYEIAKNYFKKSLKDMGYGNWISKPQEEKNFYLCPV, via the exons ATGGACCCGAGGCAG GGGTGTTCCCTCAACAGATACCAAACCCATCCCGTTCAAGGCTATGAGCACAGCAAGCTCAGACACCAGCAGCCGGGGCTGGGATCTTATCCTAATAGTTTCCAGCTCCAGCAAATAGAGTTTCTCAAGGGGCAACTCCCAGAAGCACCCCTAATTGGAAAACAGGTACCATCACTGCCACTGTTCCTCCCTGGACTCAGGCTAAGGTTTCCAGGACCGCCTGCCAGAGGTGGGTACTTTGAGATCCCGGGTGTCCCCAGGGGCTTGCCTCTCAGAAGTCAGGTGCTCCCAAGAGGGTTCCAGCATCCTTTCCCACGTGGCCGGGTTCGGCCATGGAGCGGTGTTGATAGGCTCTCCGCACGTTTCCAGGAACTGACTATCAGCCAGGATCAGGAACAAAGGATCTTAAAGCTCTTGGCGGAGCTTGGGGAAGGGAAGGCCACCACAGCGCACGATCTGGCTGGGAAGCTCCAAGCCCAAAAGAAGGAAATCAATCGAGTTTTATACTCTCTGGCAAAGAAGGGGAAGCTGCATCGGGAGGCAGGAACGCCCCCTTTGTGGAGACTTTCAGTTCCGGTTCAGGCTTGGAACCAGCCCAGCCAAGTAGCGAGAGCAGACAGCCATAGCCAGGGAGCTCCAAGCTCAGACTTCAGTTTGGAAACTGAAGACAGAAGCTTCACATCTGGCTTGGAAGATCCTCCTGAGCCTCTCGACATGGCTGAGATCAAGGAAAAGATCTGCGATTACCTGTTTAATGTGTCCAGCTCCTCTGCCCTGAATTTGGCTAAAAACATTGGCTTCACCAAGGCCCGAGATGTGACTGCCGTGCTGATTGACTTGGAAAGGCAGGGGGACGTCTACAGGCAAGGGACGACCCCTCCCATATGGCATTTGACCGATAAGAAGCGGGAGAGGATACAGATCAAGAGAAACGCGAACAACGTTCCGGAAACCACTCAAGCTGCTATCCAGGAGACCAGAAAAATCGCAGACCTCCCCACTTGCAATTTACCTGCGTCAGATGCCTCAAACAGCATGGTCACCACAGAAAAAGTGGAGAACGGGCAGGAACCCGTCGTAAAGTTAGAAACTAGGCAAGAGGTCACACCAGAACCAATAAAACTGAAACCGAAACCACCTGTTCATGACAATGGCCCCTCCAAAACAGGGTATGTTGACTTTGAAAATGGCCAGTGGGCCACAGATGACATCCCAGATGACTTGAATAGTATCCACGCGGCACCAGGTGAGTTTCGAGCCATCATGGAGATGCCCTCCTTCTACAGTCATGGCTTACCACGGTGTTCACCCTACAAGAAACTGGCAGAGTGTCAGCTGAAGAACCCCATCAGCGGCCTGTTAGAATATGCTCAGTTCGCTAGTCAGACCTGTGAGTTCAACCTGATAGAGCAGAGTGGACCACCCCATGAACCTCG ACAGCTGGCCCAGCCCTGCACCATAGGCTCTTCCAAGCCAGCGGACAGATTGAGGAAGACAG CGAAACCAGCTCTTTTCTGGAGCAGGTTTCGGGGTAAGGTGCTTGTCTTTATTCCCTGCTTCTCATCCCCAAGGTTCGTTTACCAAGCAAAAGTTGGGGGTCGCTGGTTCCCAGCCGTCTGCGCACACAGCAAGAAGCAAGGCAAGCAGGAAGCAGCAGATGCGGCCCTCCGCGTATTGATTGGGGAGGACGAGAAGGCAGAGCGCATGGGTTTCACAGAG CTTCCTCTTACAGGCAGCACCTTCCACGACCAGATAGCCATGCTGAGCCACCGGTGCTTCAATGCTCTCACCAACAGTTTCCAGCCCTCCTTGCTTGGCCGCAAGATCCTGGCTGCCATCATCATGAAGAAAGACTCTGAAGACCTGGGTGTCGTGGTCAGCTTGGGGACAG GGAATCGCTGTGTGAAAGGAGATTCTCTAAGCCTAAAGGGAGAAACCGTCAATGACTGCCACGCAGAGATCATCTCCCGGAGAGGCTTCATCAG GTTTCTCTACAGCGAGTTAATGAAGTACAACCCCCAGACTGCGAAGGATAGTATATTTGAGCCTGCTAAGGGAGGAGAAAAGCTCCAAATAAAAAAGACCGTGTCGTTCCATCTCTATATCAG CACAGCCCCATGTGGCGACGGTGCCCTCTTTGACAAGTCCTGCAGCGACCGTGCTGTGGAGAGCACAGACCCCCGCCACTACCCTGTTTTTGAGAATCCCAAACAAGGCAAGCTCCGCACCAAGGTAGAGAACG GAGAAGGCACAATCCCAGTGGAGTCCAGTGACATTGTGCCCACGTGGGACGGCATTCGGCTGGGGGAGAGACTCCGAACCATGTCCTGTAGTGACAAGATCCTGCGTTGGAACGTGCTCGGCCTGCAGGGGGCGCTGTTGACCCACTTCCTGCAGCCTGTGTATCTCAAGTCCGTCACACTGG GTTACCTTTTCAGCCAAGGGCATCTGACCCGTGCCATTTGCTGTCGTGTGACAAGAGATGGGAGTGCGTTTGAGGATGGACTCCGACATCCCTTCATTGTCAACCACCCCAAG GTTGGCCGAGTCAGTGTATACGATTCCAAGAGGCAATCCGGGAAGACCAAGGAGACAAGCGTCAACTGGTGTTTGGCTGACGGCTATGACCTAGAGATCCTAGATGGGACCAGAGGCACCGTGGATGG GCCACGGAATGAATTATCCCGGGTCTCCAAAAAGAACATTTTCCTTCTATTCAAGAAGCTCTGCTCCTTCCGGTACCGCAGGGATCTACTTAGACTCTCCTATGGTGAGGCCAAGAGAGCTGCCCGTGACTACGAGATAGCCAAGAACTACTTCAAAAAAAGTCTGAAGGACATGGGCTACGGGAACTGGATAAGCAAACCCCAGGAGGAGAAGAATTTTTACCTCTGCCCAGTGTAG